A genome region from Microplitis demolitor isolate Queensland-Clemson2020A chromosome 1, iyMicDemo2.1a, whole genome shotgun sequence includes the following:
- the LOC103569593 gene encoding NADH dehydrogenase [ubiquinone] 1 subunit C2: MSEQPNDVSWALKLLDHDSTYEPNLIAKYFHELYCGMLGGAVPALGNLLYRRPIWAGMQNIILGLAIGGGIGHYLKIREEGILATRDATYRDYIIRHPEDFPPPDRKKFGEVFHPWLPLR, translated from the exons atgagTGAACAACCTAATGACGTTTCATGGGCTTTGAAGCTTCTTGATCACGATTCTACTTATGAGCCAAATCTTATAGCTAAATATTTCCATGAACTTTATTGTGGAATGCTTGGAGGAGCAGTTCCTGCTCTCGGAAATTTACTTTATAGACGACCCATTTGGGcag gtatgcaaaatataattttaggtCTAGCAATAGGAGGAGGAATTggacattatttaaaaattcgtgaaGAAGGTATTCTAGCAACAAGAGACGCAACATACCGTGATTACATTATTCGCCATCCAGAAGATTTTCCACCTCCAG ATCGTAAGAAATTTGGAGAAGTATTCCATCCGTGGTTACCACTGCGTTAG
- the LOC103569592 gene encoding chitin deacetylase 1 — protein MKFQIVFILTVFAVIAVNCQKTKKEDEKKDEEFTCPEGQGNGNFADPATCRRFYQCVDGYPYLNRCPSGLHFDDISKFCTFKNEARCGPIPTTPAPVTETPTDLAERCDTANCQLPYCFCSRDGTLIPGGLAPEDTPQMILMTFDGAINHNNFDHYQKIFNSDRLNPNNCPLKGTFFISHEYCNYNMVQSLAHDGHEIATETISLQKGLEDKGYEEWVGEMIGMREILRQFSNISINEISGMRAPYLKPGRNTQYKVIEDFGYIYDSSIGISPLKTPIWPYTLDYKIPHECKAGTCPTKSFPGVWEIPLNAHYVETYEGGHCPYLDQCVLHNHDPEEVFEWLQEDFNRYYLQNRAPYMMPFHTNWFQIKELERGLAKFLDWTITLPDVYFVTATQALRWITDPKPLKALNNYEPWSCKKVENDPGPPCNNANKCALDFKPADANFTTTRYMETCVECPNKYPWLGDAKGSGLHNDNYDPEKK, from the exons atgaaatttcaaattgtgtTCATATTAACTGTTTTCGCAGTGATTgcag TTAATtgtcaaaaaactaaaaaagaagacgaaaaaaaagatgaaGAGTTTACATGTCCAGAAGGACAGGGTAATGGTAATTTTGCTGACCCTGCAACATGCAGACGATTTTACcaa tgtgtaGATGGATACCCATATTTAAATAGATGTCCGTCAGGATTACATTTCGATGACataagtaaattttgtacatttaaaaatgaagCAAGATGTGGACCGATTCCTACTA CACCTGCGCCAGTTACTGAAACACCAACTGACTTAGCAGAACGATGTGATACAGCCAATTGTCAACTTCCTTACTGTTTTTGTTCTCGCGATGGAACACTAATTCCTGGAGGACTTGCACCTGAAGAT ACACCACAAATGATTCTTATGACCTTTGATGGTgcgataaatcataataattttgatcactatcaaaaaatatttaacagtgATCGTTTAAATCCTAACAATTGTCCGCTAAAAggaacattttttatttctcacgaatattgtaattataatatggTACAAAGTTTAGCTCACGACGGCCATGAAATCGCTACTGAAACTATTTC attACAAAAAGGTTTAGAAGATAAAGGTTACGAAGAATGGGTAGGTGAAATGATTGGAATGCGTGAGATTTTGCGTCAGTTTTCAAACATCAGTATCAACGAGATCTCCGGAATGCGTGCGCCCTATTTAAAACCTGGTAGAAACACTCAGTACAAAGTAATCGAAGACTTTGGTTACATATATGACAGTAGTATTGGAATATCTCCATTAAAAACTCCAATTTGGCCATACACTCTTGACTACAAAATTCCTCATGAATGTAAAGCAGGAACCTGCCCAACAAAATCGTTCCCAGGAGTGTGGGAAATACCTTTAAATGCTCACTATGTTGAGACTTACGAAGGTGGCCATTGTCCGTATTTAGACCAGTGTGTTCTTCATAATCACGATCCTGAAGAAGTTTTTGAGTGGCTACAAGAAGACTTCAATAGGTATTATCTTCAAAATCGCGCTCCTTACATGATGCCATTCCACACAAACTGGTTCCAGATTAAAGAATTGGAAAGAGGTCTTGCCAAATTTCTAGACTGGACTATTACATt accTGATGTTTATTTCGTAACTGCCACACAAGCTTTGAGATGGATTACGGATCCTAAACCTTTGAAAGcactaaataattatgaacCATGGTCttgtaaaaaagttgaaaatgaCCCTGGTCCACCTTGCAATAATGCTAATAAATGTGCACTTGATTTTAAACCAGCTGACGCTAACTTTACGACAACAAG aTATATGGAGACTTGCGTTGAGTGCCCAAATAAATACCCTTGGCTTGGAGATGCAAAAGGCTCAGGACTACACAATGACAATTATGATCCCgagaaaaaataa
- the LOC103569591 gene encoding coiled-coil domain-containing protein 134 encodes MNLLICGVLFLLNIDRACVQETTKHIENSPITGENNLTAKFEKEQQFKTLFITFRREHYHALQNIKNLQTYERQYEMISIIIDRMVKIITEKRKIFESFQDELDKDFFSDVNKTDALFALSENTALFSDIVLQIPEITHRILKKQKIWFDSLKWSLIFINKNRYLLDQSTTAILELALQELNIVTRTPNYSNPYVQNKKGRPSVKGSNSEKQRKTIKKHKPGPQIARIEL; translated from the exons ATGAATTTACTCATTTGCGGTGTGTTATTTTTGCTTAATATTGACAGAGCATGCGTGCAAGAGACAACGAAACATATTGAAAATTCACCAATCACTggtgaaaataatttgaccgcgaaatttgaaaaagagCAACAAT tcaAAACATTATTCATCACTTTTCGAAGAGAACATTATCATGCGttgcaaaatattaaaaatttacaaacgtATGAAAGACAGTACGAAAtgatttctattattattgatcgaatggtaaaaattattactgaaaaacgaaaaattttcgaaagcTTTCAAGATGAACTAGataaggattttttttcagacgTAAATAAAACGGAtg ctTTATTTGCTCTCTCAGAAAACACAGCATTATTTAGTGATATAGTTCTGCAAATACCAGAGATAACTCACCGAATATTGAAGAAGCAAAAAATCTGGTTTGATTCACTGAAGTGGtcattaatattcattaataaaaaccGGTATCTTTTGGATCAGTCGACTACTGCAATATTGGAGCTCGCATTGCAAGAACTCAATATAGTCACCCGAACgccaaattattcaaatcctTACGTGCAGAATAAAAAGGGAAGGCCATCAGTGAAAGGATCGAATTCGGAAAAGcaaagaaaaacaataaaaaaacataaaccCGGTCCTCAAATTGCTCGtatagaattataa